A part of Larimichthys crocea isolate SSNF chromosome VII, L_crocea_2.0, whole genome shotgun sequence genomic DNA contains:
- the tp53i13 gene encoding uncharacterized protein tp53i13: MPSQTTSPPLAVTVLAALWVTLVRCDVSESPGPGCDNGKLYLDRDLPADAALWDCALSTWPESTQSLPSIDTVYDPEPARQICMDKAISYNHSIPNSGAYRPVMAESGEYLYCPPQRWLNNLHHAATVLLYHPCAPLHERLLLSVLARSCLTDYIISPHPQLSKHAPIALVAWGRTLQLSTVSSPDVCDWLENTTSTRNKSGGPSRKYDLLLTQSAEQHLQQHAHPEDDSAKMKESLRRCCKQTISPLLNGAMKSNMGKKDLKQLKEGGKRRTIRAALQSNRTTLNRTEDVQSYNSSLGPSADSHPGNRTLSDPPGPREVSSQSMIQNKNQSLTPRPTTSLGSNDSLGFGAGLHVLADGVNSEQKHTARIEALAHSSKDEGTDSVKHHVKEDFSKEKHSADGTMKDNEVVDVKERELEHKQTLSDTHSHDKSEKTSFDSVSKSQSESPAQPQQHPNPQPATYPPNKHDYDGCEEGKRCEYNNSGAEARASVVNMGVLRTRRTDEAVWAAAALGFLLVLLTLSVLHTRLYRYWRTTPSLYWHDPQQDYDSVADVIRRRLRIAKRRRKRGRRQECVLLPSSSSSDEHP, encoded by the exons ATGCCGAGCCAAACCACGTCCCCGCCGCTGGCGGTGACCGTGCTGGCCGCGCTGTGGGTCACTTTGGTCCGGTGCGATGTCTCCGAGTCTCCGGGGCCGGGATGTGACAATGGAAAG cTCTATCTGGATAGAGACCTGCCTGCGGATGCTGCTTTATGGGACTGTGCATTGTCTACCTGGCCAGAGTCTACTCAG AGTCTTCCCAGTATTGACACAGTGTATGATCCTGAG CCAGCCAGGCAGATCTGCATGGATAAAGCTATTTCCTACAACCACTCCATTCCCAACAG TGGAGCGTACAGGCCAGTAATGGCAGAGAGTGGAGAGTACTTATATTGTCCTCCTCAACGGTGGCTCAATAACTTGCAC CATGCAGCTACTGTTTTGCTCTACCATCCCTGTGCTCCTCTCCATGAGCGTCTACTCCTGTCTGTCCTGGCACGCTCCTGTCTGACAGACTACATCATTTCACCACATCCACAGCTCAGCAAACACGCA CCAATAGCCTTGGTGGCCTGGGGTCGCACCTTGCAGCTGTCTACCGTGTCCTCTCCAGAcgtctgtgattggctggagaaCACGACATCCACAAGAAATAAGTCGGGTGGCCCGAGCCGGAAGTATGACCTGCTGTTAACCCAGTCAGCTGAGCAGCACCTGCAGCAACACGCACATCCAGAGGATGACTCAGCAAAAATGAAG GAGTCTCTGAGACGATGCTGCAAGCAGACCATCTCTCCTCTGCTTAATGGAGCAATGAAGTCCAACATGGGGAAGAAAGACTTGAAACAACTGAAAGAAGGCGGCAAAAGAAGGACGATAAGAGCTGCCTTACAGAGTAACAGAACCACTCTCAACAGGACAGAAGACGTCCAGAGCTACAACAGCTCACTTGGACCATCAGCAGATTCTCATCCAGGGAACAGAACTCTCTCAGATCCTCCTGGTCCAAGGGAAGTGTCTTCTCAGTCAATGATCCAAAATAAGAATCAGAGCCTTACACCCAGACCCACAACTTCTTTGGGGTCAAATGATTCTTTAGGATTTGGGGCTGGTTTGCATGTTCTTGCAGATGGTGTGAACAGTGAACAGAAGCATACTGCTAGGATTGAAGCCCTGGCCCACAGCTCCAAAGATGAAGGTACAGACTCTGTTAAACACCACGTGAAAGAGGACTTCTCCAAAGAGAAACACTCAGCAGATGGCACGATGAAAGATAATGAAGTAGTagatgtgaaagagagagagttggagCATAAGCAAACACTCAgtgacacacactctcatgaCAAAAGTGAAAAGACTAGCTTTGATTCTGTTTCCAAATCCCAATCAGAGTCTCCGGCCCAGCCTCAGCAACACCCAAATCCACAGCCAGCCACTTATCCACCGAACAAACATGACTATGATGGCTGTGAAGAAGGCAAACGCTGTGAATACAACAATTCTGGGGCTGAGGCCCGAGCCTCTGTGGTGAATATGGGGGTGCTGAGGACCCGGAGGACAGACGAGGCTGTGTGGGCGGCAGCGGCACTGGGCTTCCTGCTGGTTCTCCTGACGCTGTCGGTGCTTCACACACGCCTGTACCGCTACTGGAGGACCACACCTAGTCTTTATTGGCACGACCCACAGCAGGACTACGACAGCGTGGCAG ACGTGATCCGCAGGAGGCTACGGATTGCAAAGAGGAGGCGGAAAAGGGGAAGAAGACAGGAGTGTGTTCTTCTGCCCAGCTCTTCCAGCTCAGATGAACATCCATAG